AGAAGGGATGCCAGTTTATGCTGAATGTGGTGGTTTGATGTATTTAGGAAAAAAGATAATTTGGAAAAACAGAGAATATCCGATGTCAGAAGTATTACCGATCACCTTTAAGGTAGAACCTACCCCTCAAGGACATGGTTACGTAATAGCTAAAGTAAAAGAAAAAAATCCTTATTTTGATGTAGGTCTCTCTATAAAAGGACATGAATTTCATTATTCAAAACCTGTAGATTTTGAACTTAATCAAGATGTTAAGTTCGTCTTTGACTTGGAAAAAGGAGTAGGGTTTAAAGAAAAAAAAGACGGTATTTTATTTAAAAATTTACTGGCAGCCTATACACATATTCATGTTTTTAGTGTAAAATGTTGGACAGAGAAGTTTTTAAAGAAAGCCAAAGAGTTTAACCTACAAAAATCATCATAAAAGGAGGTGCGACATGTTTGAAATTACTGTGAATTATGACACCTGTGATGCTTGTGGCACCTGCATTGAATCTTGTCCTGCTCAGGTTTATGACAAAGGAGATGATGGGAAACCTGTCATTTCAAGAGCAGAGGATTGTCTTGGTTGCATGACCTGTGTGGAGGTATGTCCAACAGGTTCTATCACTGTTAAAGAAATTTAGTGTTTTAGACTTTTTCCCTCTGAGGGCTTTAAAGCCCCAGAGGGAACTTTTCTTTTAACTTTTCAAAAACTATCTTAGGAACTAAATCTTCTACTTTTCCACCCAATCTTGCAGCCTCCTTTACTATAGAAGAGCTTAAAAAGATCCATTTAAGGCTTGGTAAAAGGAAAATGGTGTCAATGCTGTTAGAAAGTTTCCTGTTCATTAAGGCTAATTGCATTTCATATTCAAAATCAGAAACTGCCCTTAGACCTCTGATAATGGCACAAGCATTTTTAGTTTTAGCAAACTCTACCAACAATCCGGAAAAGGTTTCCACCTCTACTCGATGTCCTTCTGGAAGTTCTTTGACTGCTTCCTCTACCATCATTAACCTTTCTTCTATAGAAAATAGTGGTTTTTTGGCTGGATTTTCACCTATAGCCACAATTACCTTGTCAAAAAGTTTTAAAGCCCTGTTTATTATGTCTAAGTGTCCATTGGTGATAGGATCAAAAGTTCCAGGATAAATAACTACCTTAGGATAACTCATCAATGCCTCCTTTTTTTGACTTTCAGATGTTTGGTGGTTATTCTTTAATTGGAATATAAAATATTTTGAGAACAGCTGAACCGTCCTTTTGACCTATTCCAAAAAGTCCTTCTAAGATTTCTACATAACCTGTCTTCTCACCATCTACTATCCTTAAGATAGGGCCTATTTCCTGTACTTTTCTGTTTTTGTATCTTTCATATCTATAAAGCCCCCATAGCAGCTTAAACATAACATATTCTTCTTTTTTGTAGTATTCCATCAGTTTTAAAAGTGGACCATAGTTTCTTTCTAACCCTTCGTCAAAAATAGGTAAAATTGCTGGAAAATACCAGATTTTGACCTCTGGTGAACCCTGAGAAATGGTGTGAAAAAGAGGCCAAATTTTAACCTCTCTGGCAACCGTTTGGTTACCTTCCCATGTTTTTTGAGCTTTAGAGAGAATTAAGAAACGATGTATTTCTTCTCGATAGGTTTTCCCTTTATAAGAGATATAAGTTTTTTGATAGAAATAGAGAGGCCATAAAACAAAAGAATCAAAGGTGTCTTCTTTTTTGACATAACCGTACAAAGGCCAAAAACGTTTACCCTCTATTTCTTTACCTTGAATTTTTCTGAAAAATGGCCATGGTGCATCTAACTGATAGTATGAGTTGTCTGGGGTGGTGATTTTTTGGAAAAAAGGCCAAAGTATTATCTTTTTTTCAAAATCTTCGTTTTTTTCGCGAATGTAAAAAGGAAAGATTATCAGTTTTTCTGAAGAATCTCCTTCTGAAGAATGAATAATTTCTTTTATGTAAAAAGGCCATAGGATAAATTTACGTTCCTGTTCCTCTTCTCTGAAGTTTCCATAAAAAGGCCAGATTTTAAATCCTTGGTAAAGAGATCGGTTTTGTTCTTGGTTAGCAGATATAGTTCTTACAAAGGGCCATAGGATGTTGTAGGCTGTATATTCTTCATATTTAGTTTTACTATAAAGAGGCCATAGAAAAAAAGTTATTTCATCAGCACCAAACCGATTTTTGATCTTTCCATAAAAAGGAAAAAAACCTCCATAGGTTTCGTTTGAAGAGGTTTTACCTGTAAAAAAAGGGAAAAAAGTAAATTGTGTTTCTTCAGGCTCTTCAGGAGAGTATTTATACCAAGTTTTGTTGATTATAGGAACTATTTTTAAGGTAGAACTTTGGGAATCAGACTGATAAATCCCTAAAGGAGATATAAAAAAGATTTTTTTTGCTTCAGGAGTGACAACTTTAGAAGTAATAGGCCTTATAGAAGTAGCATTTTCTTTAGAAAAAGATGTTTTTTGATATAAGGGACCTAAGGCTTCAACCCTGGTGGAATTTAATTCATAATTTTGAGAAAAGAAAAAAATCGGCCAAAGATTAAACCGTTTTTCCTGTAAGTCTTCATAGGCATAGAGTGGAAAACATACAAAAATTAAGATAAATATTAAAAGGGTTGATATCTTTAATATTTTATACATGATTTTAAAATTATAAAAAATTTTCGAGAAATGTCAATAATTTTTAGATAAAGCTATTTAATTTTGGTAAAATGCAATTTTTTGTTTTTTTTTTGTATTTGACAAAATTTTTAACGTTAATTATTAAATAATCTTTAGACATCAATTGGAGGCAAAACTGTGCCGTTTTTAGAATGGAACGACAATTTTCTCACAGGTATTAAAGAGATTGATCAACAACATAAAAAGATGTTTAACATGGTTAATGCTTTATATGAGGCGGTAAGACTTAAGGTAGACAAAAAATTTCTGATAAACTCGATAAATACGCTTAATAACTATTTTGAAACCCATTTTAAATTTGAAGAAGAACTTTTAGAAAGGTATGGTTATCCTGAAATAGAGAAGCATAAAGAGGAACACGAAGGTTTTAAAAGATCTTTTAAAGAGTT
Above is a genomic segment from Thermodesulfobacterium commune DSM 2178 containing:
- a CDS encoding 4Fe-4S dicluster domain-containing protein, whose product is MFEITVNYDTCDACGTCIESCPAQVYDKGDDGKPVISRAEDCLGCMTCVEVCPTGSITVKEI
- a CDS encoding bacteriohemerythrin, which produces MPFLEWNDNFLTGIKEIDQQHKKMFNMVNALYEAVRLKVDKKFLINSINTLNNYFETHFKFEEELLERYGYPEIEKHKEEHEGFKRSFKELIDQEEVNFSEVLKHLKNWWVSHLLVHDKKYGNFLAGKINSQ
- the coaD gene encoding pantetheine-phosphate adenylyltransferase encodes the protein MSYPKVVIYPGTFDPITNGHLDIINRALKLFDKVIVAIGENPAKKPLFSIEERLMMVEEAVKELPEGHRVEVETFSGLLVEFAKTKNACAIIRGLRAVSDFEYEMQLALMNRKLSNSIDTIFLLPSLKWIFLSSSIVKEAARLGGKVEDLVPKIVFEKLKEKFPLGL